ACATTTGACACTAAACACTAATGTCTAACTAACAGCACTCGATTCGTAATGATatcttgataatttattaaagctAATTATTTCCGTAATCGCTATTTGTAGTTGAAATATTTCTGAGAAcgtatcgataaaaaaattgattaaagttttatttctcAATATTCAATACTATCATAGACTGAAAGATtccaagttataaaaaaaaaatcattcatttaAATGCATTCCCTACAAAGtgaaaaattgggagtgaatatggattttatttaagtcaCTCGGAGTTACGGAGTTTACAAAAAATCACTCGTATACAGAATGAAtaaggaatttatttttttgcgaaGTCATTTCGAAGTAATGTGAATATTATTTCAATCCTAGACGGAGTTacaatctaaaaataaactcccaagtaaattttactccaaactGATTGAATAAATGAGAAATCTTCCGTTTCGAATTCACTCTGGATTTAATCCACGTTTACTCCACAAATATTTTACAGTAACAGATCCAACTAACGATCAATTTTCCATATTTGGTGGTAAAAATTTCCGTAAAGTTCCACAACTTTGCCGTAATTTACaggaattttttgtaatttacagTAAACACTAAAATTCACAATTGATTAATCTACAATATATTTGtccattttttgaaaagttcACCGTTTTTTTCGGTACGCGCGTAAATTAAATCtgtcagttattttattaatttgtattcattacatgattgaaattttcactAGATGTTAAATCTTGAAGTATTGCATTAAAAGCAAAAGGATTGTCACTTGGCACCTaaatcagataattattattgtattataaattttcaatgtttgatgttaattttataagaaaaatacgATACCGTATGCCCAGATCGATTGATCCAATACAGCTTCAAATTCTGATACTCTTTAACATATCCTTCCACGATATTATCGACAGTAAATGAAACTCTACTGGTATTTCTCCAGGTTTCAGCGTGTTTCCATTCAAGTTTATTCACCCATGCGAGGGTACCGGGAGTTGGAATCACCATATCTAATTGACCCGTGCAAACAAAAATCTTTATATCCGTTTCATTCAATAGCTGCTCgactaaatgaaaaaaatgtatattaatgGAAATTAACGTTACTcgtttattaacaaaattgtaATGAAAGACGTTGATGCTAATTTACCAATTTCAGTAACAGGTTTCAGGATCTCATTTTTAAGGACGTTATTGACATCTTCTGAATACAATCTATAAGTAACGTTGAGACCGAGAGCTTTTTGAACGTCACTTTCCATAAGCTTTTGTAGTTGGTCAGAAACATCGACTTCTTTCCAAGATGAtcgataatttgaaaaatacttgTGGGAATTatcagtttttgaatttttttgtcttaaaatattatagacGTCAGCATGGTCGGTGACATTGTGAATAAGGTACCAAAAAACATTGAAAGATTTTCTTGCATTTTCCCACTGTTtctcttttataaattttgcaGTTAATGCAccaaaactttgaatttttgagaaatcttttgtttctattaatccctaaaaaaatttaatagacatTTGACTGCTTATTTAATCacgattaaaaattgtaaaatataacaataatatttttactgtatttaaaatatatgtaggtATAGAAAGTGCTATATCACTCATTGAAATTGATGAATCACCGAGAGCAATTCCTTTGAGTTCGCTTTGAATCATTCCGCTTTTTTGGGCCTGAAAAatagttgtaaataaatttcatctaATACAGTACCGAAGTTAATCAGTTTGTTGAGAAAAATACCTGAGACCAAAGAAGAGCGAATTCCACAGCCATTTTTCCACCGTAAGATTCTCCTACGATGTAAGTAGGGACGTTTCCAAACTCCGGGAtagtttctaaaaattttttgatacagATCACAAGATCTTGAGCGATCTGCGTGTTGTTTTTTGCCATCAATGAATTATTTGCCACAAAACTAAACCCGACACCTACTGGGTTATCAATCAATAAGACATTGTAGTCGTTTACCCATGTGTGATTTCTCCGTTTGAGATTGAGATCAAGTGGACCAAATTCGTTAAAATTTCCATAACCTGAGCCGGCCTCTCCTGGACCTCCTTGTAGCCAAATAATTAAAGGCTTCTCAAAGACATTGAAACTGTCTAGTGTATTAATTGTTGGAGGGTTTACATAATACAGCCACCAAAACATTTGAGCACCTGGTCTTACTGTCACGTGTCCCCAGTCTTGTTTACCGGGACCGAAACCTACTTTTCCAACTTCGCTACTCTCTGCTActattgataaattcaaatgtttaatatactttagactatttataatttaatctataaattaataagtaataaatgcTACCGTGTAATAAAAAGAGCAATAGTAAACTCGTAACCCGAATCCAatacattttgaaaattaaatctttttaacttttcttaGATGACAGCGATAcgcaatttttgattttttatgtttatattaatcaattttcaatttatatttacgtCAAGTACGTCACcacttataattttgaattgtataATTACACGTCAAGAAAATatgagttaataaatatattgttttattgtaCTCTTTGGTGTTACGTCactataaactaaaaatataatactgaaTTACGaccaaatttttcaacgcctTAAGTATACGTCGTccgacaataaaatttattcccaatataaaattattttaaataattttaatatctataaatttagtaggctagttaataataatcatcctAGCAGGAAATTACatcgaaatttttgataagAGATTTAAGTGCGTAGTTAACGAATATATTAATggaagattaataaaaattttattaatatatagaaaatgaTTGATGTATGACTTTCAGTTGATTGGAAAAACcacgatatttttatcataactttttgaaaaattagatctaCGTTACTTCTAGCAGATCTACGGAAATCAGGAAGATCTCATAATTGCCAGGGCTTTTTTTGTTCAAGATATCTACGAAAATCAATAGAAATCTGTGTAGATCTAAAATCATGAAAGATTTACGGTCATCTGAGATCTTTATTAGAGATCACCATAGGTCTAGAATCATTTCCCCGGAAATCTTTCAGAGTTATGGTCAATCTTGAAGCAAAGGTGCCAAAATATTCAgtacaaatattcaaaatcaatttctttttttattaatatacctTTACTCTATATATGGAAAATAAAACACAAATTGCAAAATTTCTATGATAAATGAATTAGATACgaccatttatatataatcgatgtatgattcatatatatataaatcgtaCATCAATTAATAAGGTTAgaaaactatcaaaaataatatgagttccattaaaaagaaattttaagttaataaaaagttatataattatttaaatacgcaaaatattaaaaaacttcatatatatatagtcttagattttgtacatatattttacgtcatttttttattttctaacagaatttatttaagatcTTATCAGTAAGAATCTACCCAGGTAGCACAATTGCCTTTATGACATATATAAGATATCAGTTTTTAGAATACTTTTGACTTGTCAATAAGGCATCAATATGTTGACAAAatgatcagaaatttatgtcaccgaaaaaatacCTACTTAAAAGACTTAAAACAAGTGacaacaaaaagtaaattacaaatagtggCAAAAAAGTCATCTAAATGACTTTTCAATTGACATGAGACAGGAAAAACAACACAACTCGTCTCTCTTTGGAACCAACATTTGCATGTCGTATTCATGCCAAAAAAGATAATTCtgggacaaaaaaaaatttgtcttgtccttttaaaagacatctttAAGACATCTTAAGTTCACTCTGTGCTTTTTGAGTAATTGATTTTCGCGCGCTTTCAAacttagaatttaaatttcctgcCATCTATTATTGACATTAGaaatctcatttttttttgtcgtctGTTTACAtttgcatattaattttaattttattcacattatcattaaatagttactgttattattattattattagtaatgttgaataaaatacttaagGAATTATATGGGAATAAAAATCCTGTCAATTGTGATAGTGAAAGAACTTGATGATCTTGATACGTCAGGttacaaaaatgttaaaagataaaaaaatttatacattttgaGTTATGTTccattattcaaaaataaacatcaaaaaatttatcaaaaattaattaaactaatatgtagtacatatatatttactttaatatgAAAGTATCGTCATAATGAAAAGTTAATGCGCAATGAAAAAATAcagtgaattaattattaattaattaaaaatttaagggtTGATTAgaaattgttgataaaaatgaaggggctggaaaattttttttttactttatttttaatttcccatgTTAAaggaatttcaaataattgcaATGTacgtattaatataataattaattatttactacattaatttatgtcgacaaataatgaatttatttatatttttctttatttatttatcatttacagtatgaatataaatattcatgtaATCAAGACGAGAAAGATAAAACAATACCAGGATCACATATTGCCCATAAAGAATGCAGCCTTGATAATATTTTAGGCGACGCAAATTATACTCTGATATTATCGGAAAATGGTTTATTACCAacaggtaattttattataattaattattttatttatccgtttaaaaaacttaagtaaataaaaaaattaatgcatcaattaaatttgaaaatcccTAAGTAAAAAAACTCCGACTGGAAAAAtctaattgaaaattttggcaataataaaaattttatttactaattttaggTATAATGAAAGTAAATATCACGTTACCCAGCGTTACTTGCATTTATAAAGTCGCTCTACTAGTCAATgacacaattaaaaatgacaatgaGTGCCGTAaccatgaatttaaaaatattttaaattcggaATTACACTCAATCGATCAAACAATCTGTTCATCAAATTCAAATGTCGGAGTTGATCATGACAGTTCATTAAAAAGTGACAAGTCAACCGAAAAATGTCAGGTAAAGTTgtgtaattttcttttattattttaaatctacagtttttttaaatttcccgctgaaaaaacttaaaattttcaaaaaaagggaagttaATAGAGATCGAAtgtattttctaaataaattattattctctaatttttctttttttttcaggaaggCAACATTTCTCTATACTTCGAGCATGTGTACTCAGGTTGTTATGCCTTGCGTTACACAATTGATGATAACAATTATGCAATacactcaaataaatatattacaacAAGTTATCAGCGTGCTGAAGTTATGGAGCCTGTATCTCATTGTTATTATGATGACAGAGCGACCAATAACAATGACCACAAAAGGTATCGAACcataagacaaaaaaaaattattttttattttaattgcttGGCATGAtctctttaaaatttaatttaattttctcttgGCTCTTTTTTTTGcagcattaaatttatttgtagcaaagaaatacttaaaaataaatttgaatgctTTAACTCATACTGAGGTGGTTTAGTTAAGGCTGTTTTGATTTTAaactgtttaattataatttataacgagcttgtaattttaaataattttttgaattatttattgtaattatttttgtattgtttTTGCTGTATTTTATTTGGGATCAGAAATTagaatgtaatttatttttagtaggAATTTAGTAACATTTACATTCAGCATTTCAATACTTTCTGGCTCTTCGAGTTTGATATTGCAATTAATTCCACTGTCATTTGaagatgaaaataaagaaGAGGCATGTATTAAGTATGGTAAAAAGCCTCTTGATCCTTGGGAAATTagtttggtaatttttactctttatttttttctaaattttattattt
This genomic window from Microplitis demolitor isolate Queensland-Clemson2020A chromosome 6, iyMicDemo2.1a, whole genome shotgun sequence contains:
- the LOC103574170 gene encoding retinoid-inducible serine carboxypeptidase; the protein is MYWIRVTSLLLLFLLHVAESSEVGKVGFGPGKQDWGHVTVRPGAQMFWWLYYVNPPTINTLDSFNVFEKPLIIWLQGGPGEAGSGYGNFNEFGPLDLNLKRRNHTWVNDYNVLLIDNPVGVGFSFVANNSLMAKNNTQIAQDLVICIKKFLETIPEFGNVPTYIVGESYGGKMAVEFALLWSQAQKSGMIQSELKGIALGDSSISMSDIALSIPTYILNTGLIETKDFSKIQSFGALTAKFIKEKQWENARKSFNVFWYLIHNVTDHADVYNILRQKNSKTDNSHKYFSNYRSSWKEVDVSDQLQKLMESDVQKALGLNVTYRLYSEDVNNVLKNEILKPVTEIVEQLLNETDIKIFVCTGQLDMVIPTPGTLAWVNKLEWKHAETWRNTSRVSFTVDNIVEGYVKEYQNLKLYWINRSGHTVPSDNPFAFNAILQDLTSSENFNHVMNTN